Proteins from a genomic interval of Nostoc sp. PCC 7120 = FACHB-418:
- a CDS encoding Rpn family recombination-promoting nuclease/putative transposase, with protein sequence MSEVRADYDGAWKEGVEQYFEAFLAFFFPEIQAEIDWERGYDFLDQELQQLIRESEIGKQFVDKLIKVWLKDGKETWLLIHLEIQSQVDTNFPKRMFSYHYRIFDRYNQEVVSLAILGDNQANWRPQEYSYGRWGCHLSLQFPIVKLLDYESRWSELEQSDSPFAVLVMAHLRTQATTQDLAGRLQWKLSLIKRMYELGYSRDKIQQIFRLLDRLMTLPPELDLNFKAELERFEAEQEMTYMTSIERIGIAEATQKYIAQILTIRFKDIPTELVEKLNKLYDIELLNQLLEKAVTTGSISEFEQQLSQEDTNTDNKTSR encoded by the coding sequence ATGAGTGAAGTACGAGCTGATTATGATGGTGCTTGGAAGGAAGGTGTAGAACAATATTTTGAAGCGTTTCTTGCATTTTTCTTTCCAGAGATTCAAGCAGAAATTGATTGGGAACGAGGCTATGATTTTCTCGATCAAGAATTGCAACAATTGATAAGAGAATCTGAAATTGGTAAACAATTTGTCGATAAACTAATCAAAGTTTGGCTAAAAGATGGAAAGGAAACTTGGTTGCTGATTCACCTGGAAATCCAAAGTCAAGTAGATACGAACTTCCCTAAACGGATGTTTTCTTACCACTACAGAATCTTTGACCGTTATAACCAAGAAGTTGTTAGCTTGGCAATTCTGGGGGATAATCAAGCAAACTGGCGACCGCAAGAATATAGTTATGGTCGTTGGGGATGTCACTTGAGTCTTCAGTTTCCCATTGTAAAACTACTGGACTATGAATCTCGTTGGTCAGAATTAGAACAAAGTGATAGTCCTTTTGCTGTACTGGTGATGGCGCACCTGCGGACACAAGCGACAACTCAAGATTTAGCAGGCCGATTGCAGTGGAAGTTGAGCTTAATTAAACGAATGTATGAGTTAGGCTATAGTAGAGACAAAATCCAGCAAATCTTCCGGTTGCTAGATAGATTAATGACTCTACCGCCAGAGTTAGACTTAAATTTCAAAGCAGAATTAGAGCGTTTTGAGGCTGAACAAGAAATGACATACATGACAAGTATAGAACGCATAGGTATAGCAGAAGCTACCCAGAAATATATTGCTCAAATCCTAACAATTCGATTTAAAGATATTCCTACTGAATTAGTAGAAAAATTAAATAAATTATATGACATTGAGTTATTGAATCAATTGTTAGAAAAAGCAGTAACTACAGGTTCAATATCTGAGTTTGAGCAACAATTAAGTCAGGAAGATACAAACACAGATAATAAAACCAGCAGATAA